In Gallus gallus isolate bGalGal1 chromosome Z, bGalGal1.mat.broiler.GRCg7b, whole genome shotgun sequence, one DNA window encodes the following:
- the COX7C gene encoding cytochrome c oxidase subunit 7C, mitochondrial: MLAASVRRFTTSALRRSHYEDGPGKNLPFSVENKWRLLAMMCAFFGSGFAAPFFIVRHQLLKK, translated from the exons ATGCTGGCGGCCAGTGTCCGTAGGTTCACTACCTCCGCCCTTCGTAGGAGCCACTACGAAGATGGACCTGGGAAG aaCCTTCCGTTCTCTGTGGAAAACAAATGGCGGTTACTGGCAATGATGTGTGCATTCTTTGGAAGTGGATTTGCTGCCCCTTTCTTTATTGTCAGACATCAGCTTCTTAAGAAATGA